From the Carya illinoinensis cultivar Pawnee chromosome 4, C.illinoinensisPawnee_v1, whole genome shotgun sequence genome, one window contains:
- the LOC122307926 gene encoding 12-oxophytodienoate reductase 2-like encodes MTAKTPTIPLLTPYKLGKFDLSHRVVLAPMARNRCYGYVPQPHAILYYSQRTSKGGLLITEATAVSDTSLGFPELPGIWTTEQVDAWKPIVDAVHAKGGIFFCQILHVGRVSNQAPISSTDKPLTPQMINNGTDVPREFATPRRLRTDEIPGIVNEFRLAARNAIAAGFDGVEIHGAHGFLIDQFMKDQVNDRTDQYGGSLENRCRFALEIVEAVANEIGAERVGIRLSPFTDYMESRDSNPKELGLYMAESLNKYGILYCHMVEPRMNGVWEKPNTSDSLLPMRKAFKGSFIVAGGYDREEGNNAIIENRTDLVAYGRQFLANPDLPRRFELDVPLNKYNRKTFYTFDPVIGYTDYPFLEDSP; translated from the exons ATGACTGCTAAAACTCCCACCATTCCTCTTCTCACTCCTTACAAATTGGGGAAGTTCGATCTATCCCATAG AGTAGTTTTGGCGCCAATGGCCAGAAACAGATGTTACGGCTATGTTCCTCAGCCACATGCCATCTTGTACTATTCTCAAAGAACCTCCAAAGGTGGCCTTCTAATTACTGAAGCCACCGCAGTTTCCGACACTTCTCTGGG GTTTCCGGAATTACCAGGCATATGGACAACAGAGCAAGTTGATGCATGGAAACCCATCGTAGATGCTGTTCATGCAAAAGGGGGGATCtttttttgtcaaattttgCATGTTGGGAGGGTTTCAAATCAAG CTCCAATCTCTTCAACTGACAAACCTTTGACCCCACAAATGATAAATAATGGAACTGATGTTCCACGTGAGTTCGCTACTCCAAGGCGGCTACGGACAGATGAAATCCCTGGAATTGTCAATGAATTTAGGCTTGCAGCAAGGAATGCTATTGCAGCTG GTTTTGATGGAGTTGAGATCCATGGAGCTCATGGTTTCCTAATCGACCAGTTTATGAAAGATCAAGTGAATGATCGAACGGACCAATATGGTGGATCCCTTGAAAATCGTTGCCGATTTGCTCTTGAAATTGTTGAAGCTGTTGCCAATGAGATAGGAGCTGAAAGGGTTGGAATAAGGCTATCTCCTTTTACAGACTATATGGAATCTAGAGACTCGAATCCAAAAGAACTGGGACTTTACATGGCTGAGTCCTTAAACAAATATGGAATTCTCTATTGTCACATGGTTGAGCCAAGAATGAATGGAGTTTGGGAAAAACCTAACACTTCCGACAGTCTTCTACCCATGAGAAAGGCTTTTAAGGGTAGTTTTATTGTTGCTGGAGGTTATGATAGGGAAGAAGGAAATAACGCCATCATAGAAAACCGCACAGATCTTGTTGCTTACGGTCGTCAATTTTTAGCCAATCCAGATTTGCCTAGAAGGTTTGAGCTCGATGTTCCTCTCAATAAGTACAACAGAAAAACATTCTACACCTTCGATCCTGTTATTGGTTACACTGACTATCCATTTCTTGAAGATTCACCTTAG
- the LOC122307562 gene encoding 12-oxophytodienoate reductase 2-like produces the protein MAAKIPTVPLLTPYKLGKFDLSHRVVLAPLTRQRSYGNVPQPHAILYYAQRTSKGGLLIAEATGVSDTAQGYPDTPGIWTREQIEAWKPIVDAVHAKGGIFFCQIWHVGRVSNQGFQPNGQAPISSTDKPFTPQIRSTGIDVAQFTPPRRLRTDEIPRIVNDFRLAARNAIAAGFDGVEIHGAHGYLIDQFMKDHVNDRTDQYGGSLENRCRFALEIVDAVANEIGAERVGIRLSPFADYMESGDSNPKALGLYMAESLNKYEILYCHMVEPRMNGVLEKPNTSDSLLPMRKAFKGCFLVAGGYDREEGNNAIIENRTDLVAYGRPFLANPDLPRRFELDVPLNKYNRETFYTSDPVVGYTDYPFLEDSA, from the exons ATGGCTGCTAAAATTCCCACAGTTCCTCTGCTCACTCCTTACAAATTGGGGAAGTTCGATCTATCCCATAG AGTGGTTTTGGCGCCATTGACCAGACAGAGATCTTATGGTAATGTTCCTCAGCCACATGCTATACTGTACTATGCTCAAAGAACTTCCAAAGGCGGTCTTCTGATAGCTGAAGCCACTGGAGTTTCAGACACTGCTCAGGG GTATCCAGACACACCTGGCATATGGACAAGAGAGCAAATTGAAGCATGGAAACCCATTGTAGATGCTGTTCATGCAAAAGGTGGAATCTTCTTTTGTCAAATTTGGCATGTTGGGAGGGTTTCAAATCAAG GTTTTCAACCAAATGGACAAGCTCCAATTTCTTCAACTGACAAACCTTTCACCCCACAAATTCGATCTACTGGTATTGATGTTGCACAGTTCACTCCTCCTAGGCGGCTAAGGACAGATGAAATCCCTCGAATTGTCAATGATTTTAGGCTTGCGGCAAGGAATGCTATTGCAGCTG GTTTTGATGGAGTTGAGATCCATGGAGCTCATGGTTACCTGATTGATCAGTTTATGAAAGATCATGTGAATGATCGAACGGACCAATATGGTGGATCCCTTGAAAATCGTTGCCGATTTGCACTTGAAATAGTTGATGCTGTTGCTAATGAGATAGGAGCAGAAAGGGTTGGAATAAGGCTATCTCCTTTTGCAGATTATATGGAATCTGGAGACTCAAATCCAAAAGCATTGGGCCTTTACATGGCTGAGTCCTTAAACAAATATGAGATTCTCTATTGTCACATGGTTGAGCCAAGAATGAATGGAGTTTTGGAAAAACCTAACACTTCCGATAGTCTTCTACCCATGAGAAAGGCTTTTAAGGGTTGTTTTCTTGTTGCTGGGGGTTATGATAGGGAAGAAGGAAATAATGCCATCATAGAAAACCGCACAGATCTTGTTGCTTACGGTCGTCCATTTTTAGCCAATCCAGATTTGCCTAGAAGGTTTGAGCTTGATGTTCCTCTCAATAAGTACAACAGAGAAACATTCTACACCTCCGATCCTGTTGTTGGTTACACTGACTATCCATTTCTTGAAGATTCTGCTTAG